The Tripterygium wilfordii isolate XIE 37 chromosome 21, ASM1340144v1, whole genome shotgun sequence genome segment GATAGGAATCGTCAGCGATGGATGGCTCAAGGAGAGCCGAAAAGCTTGCCAGGACTACAAGTCCCAGCAAAAGAGAGCTATGAATGGCCATGTTAGGGTTACAACAGCCGGAAGACGTTGCAAGTGATTGTGGTTGAGTACTCAAGTTAAGCCCTTTATATAGAGATGTTGTGACCCTAACATGGTAATTTTTGTTTAAAGTAGATGGACTTGCATTATATGTTACCTTCCTTTTTTGGAAGAACTAAACTAACTTGGATTGCAGAAATGGGGGTGAGCAACCCCTACAAAATCAACTCGAAAAAAAGGAATACAATCATGAGGTGCCTTGTGGAAGACATGAGTCCGTATGttccaattaaaaacataatccACGAACCAATCAGCACAGGAATTTGCATTATATGTTAGCTTTAGCTAGCTATACGGGATTTTAACTTATGTACGTATGTAAAAAGGAATTGAACTTTACATCTCCGTACATTAGCCTGGGAGGCAAGGCGGATCTTAGTATGTATGAGTTACGCGTAAGTACCCAGGTTTGATTCCGTGCTTAAGATTATATTTTCAACTGAACAGAACTGAGAAATGTATTGGAACATATCGTTGTTTCCGGAGTTTACCATGCAGGGTGGTTCCCGAGGTGGACCAATTCTTGGGCGGATATATTCTCTATCACTGAGGCATGTATTGGGATATATCGTTGTATACGGAGCTTACGCGTAAGTCACTAAGTCCCAGGGTGGACCGATTCTTGTATGACTTcttcataaataaaaaaaaaggaagaaattgGTCCCTTTTAATTTGTGTTTCCGGAAAAGAGTGCTTTTTGAGCCAAAATTTCATGCGCGCTTGGGAATATATGAAGTCCCCTACAATTCAAGTGCAATAATTCCTTCCATCGTTTTTGACATAAGAGTAAAGACCACGCATGCCTGACCACACACTTGATGCTTAATCAAACTCTCTGAAGTTTTGTTGTTTAGGGGTGCGATTTATACACCAAAATCAAACAGATTAATGATCAATTATTGTAGATATCTTCCTTTTTTGTGGTTGGTTATACGGTGAATACATTCACAAGTTGTTCACAATTGTAGATATCTTCCCTTTTTTTGTGGTTGGTTATACGGTGAATACATTCACATGTAGTTCACAATTGTAGATATCTTCCCTTTTGTGTGTTTGGTTATGCGATGAATACATTCTCATGTTCACAATTGTATGTAGATaactttcatttttattttttttgtgggttcttTATGCGATGAATACATTCACATGTTCGCAATTGATAAAATGGTTCAGTCTCATGAAAGATGACTTACATTCACGGTAAAACCCTTTTTAGGCTAGATTTGCATCATACGTACTTGATTTACAACTTACAATGAATTCTCTATTTATAGAGAAACTAGCGTGGAACCCAGGGCAGCGCCccaggtatttttttttttggggtgttGTTTGATATGGTATGCTGTAATATATGTGCATGTAGCACAATCAAATGTTGATAAACCAGTAAGTGCATTCCAGACCATGTAAGTGCATGGAGATAAAAATAAGTGTCTTAAACATATATAGACCATGACACAGTATGTATGAAAAACAATAGAAATTGCACCAGATTAGATCACCACACCATAGTGACATGGATTTGCACTTGTCTTCATCTTATTACAATTTTGCAACTGGCAATCTAATAGAGAACTGCcatcttccaaaaaaaaaaaaaaatgcaggcaGCAGATGGTCTATATGACGACTAGTGCTGCCCGCAGCACCGCATAAGCTTCAAAGCCACCAAGAGTATATGGAGAAACATTAAGAAAACAAGAGGCAATGGTCTGTAGGacacaaactatatatatatatatccttcaCTTACTCATCAATTGGTCTTGGAATTGCTAACGTTTAAAGAGATAGaacgaagaagaggaagaagggagAGGGGAAATGGACCACCTTATATGcttcaaaaacttttaaatgaaGGTTTGGATTGTTTGCCTCAAGATTTGACAGTAAAAATTAACTGTAAAACTTGAATCAAATATCGGATCATCACTAGTAAAAATCATGAAGTAAAATTATTTATTCGTATGGTCCGGATGACAATAAATCGATTAgggcatcttttttttttctttttacatttCACAAACTAATTAGGGATTTCTAAGAATCCGAGACCGGAAACCGGAGAGGACGAGATCATCTTGGCGTCACTTCTGCTGGGACTACTTCCTTAATGGAGGAATTGGCATTCTTTAAAAACTGGGTGAGCCAGTAAACAGAGTCCTTTGGGTACCTTGTCAAGCCATTTTTGAAGTCTATGTAGATAAGACCAAACCTATTTGTGTATCCATATTGCCATTCAAAGTTATCCATCAATGACCATGTAAAGTATCCTTCAACATTCACATCATCTTCCCTATCAAAAAACCAACAATTCATATGTTAGAATTAAATGGTATAAATGTAGTGAAATGTTACGACCCgacaagttaatttattgggttgaaatgataaaataacaaattataagacGACCCATTAAGAAGTTGGGTTATATGTTTGGGCGTTTGCCCTTTAACGGGCTTTGAATTTTCAAGTGTTGGGCTATCAGATTTTTCAACCCATACATGCGGAGAGTATTAGAATATGATACAAATGATGTGAAATATGCTCAACTCAATGCAGAGTAATCaattattaagataatattaccaaaacaattttaaaaaataaaaaataaaaaacacaacaaaaattaCTAAAAATTAATCCAAACTCACTTCATTGATTTAAGAACATTCCAAAGATGACAGCGATAGTACTCCTTCCTCCACGGATCATAAAGAGCTTCCTCCAATGTGAGAGAATCATCGTCTTGCTCACTAATTCCTAAACAAGTGAACAGGTAGAGGTCATGTCTAAATGGACCGAGTCTTAACTATGATCCCATATTACTGTAAATAATATTCTAAAGACTTAACGTACCATTCTCAGTGATATAAATTAGCGAAATATTGTACACATCCTTCGCATGCTTTAAAAGATGTCGAATACCAGCAGGATATACGTAAATCCACTTTGAACCAGGTGCCTGCAGAGATTAATAGTTTTCTCTAATACtagtaaataaaattaattaacctCCTAATAATGATTATACTTTCATAATTGCCTACGCACCAGTGGACCAATTGGCACTCCTTCCCTGTCGTCTgtaaaataaattaagaaacaaGAATTGATGAATATTTAGTTAAAAACTAGTATTAGGAGAAGTAATTAATTTAAGTAATTAAAAGATCATTATAATTAGGGTTTATGAGTTAATTACTAAAATGCACTATCAAATGCTGGTCTGTTGTATAGTCGACATTCCCAACTGTGTCATTATAAGAAGCATAGTATGTTGAGTAGTAATTTaacccaagaaaatcaaatgatcCTATTAGCATTTCAGATTCCTCAGCTGTGAAAACTGGCAAACGATCCCCAACATTCTTGATCATACTCTGTGGATATTGCCCAGAGGTTATAGGCCCTAAATGCctaccaaaaataattaaatatcagtaaaatatatatagatgattcttatatatatatatatgtatatgtagaagaattctcacatgcgcACCAACTATACTCACCAACCAATATTGAAATCTACGGCCGTGGATGCTGCTACAGAGTCAAGAGGGTTGTCTGTGTAAGGAAGGTACCAGAACGAAGATAGGGTTATGCCAATCTTCCCCTTTTGAACttcctaattaattaaaaaagattcaataaaaagaaatttaattaattaattaaacataaGAAACCCCCACTATCTGGTAGAAAATGCTTTGCACTTACGCACTTGATATTTCTCCCTGTATAATTGGACAGCTGCTCCATGAGCTAGAAGAAGGTTGTGACAGACAATGTAAGGCTCAATGGATGAGTTTCCAACTTGACAAGCTTCATTCACCCATGTCGAGCACCGGCCAGGCGCGAACTGGCCGTTGTTGTACGCGTAGACGGAGTAAGTATACGGCTCGTTTATCGTGATCCACTTTTTCACTCGATCGCCAAATAGTTGGAAGCAGAGTTCTGCGTAGTCTAGAAAATCACTCCTGTAGTTACAAGATGAAAAATGATGTTGTTCTATATGTTACATAATATTGTTttggtaaaagaaaaaaaaaaaacagagatgaAAAAGATGCTCTGAAATATTCTTCGACGTGAAACTTATTTTTTTAGAGCGTTTTGAAATTTATAAGCTAGCATTTTCGAGTGTTTGGTGCAGCTTCTCCTGCGAGTTAAGCTGCACCGAACAGGCTACAATTCACACTTACAAGATGTTTGAACTTAAAAAGCTGCCATACTCCTCGTCCAAAGCTTGGGGAGTGTCCCAATGAAATATTGTGGCAAACGGTTCCAAACCTACAATTCCCAATACATGAAATAAGagatttaatttcttttcccaatatataatatttcttctttttctttttctttttcacataCAGCATTATAGCTagattaattttgaaattattgTGTTAATCGACTTGCCATTTTAGATATATAAAAGTAGATTTAGGAAAATTCGTCATAAGAAAGGGTAGAAAATAACCATAGGATATCATCTGATCGATGAGGCGGTTGTAAAATGCAACGCCTTCCTGACTCACGCCGTCCCTTAACTTGCCATCTACATCATTAAAATTTAGATTagacagaagaaaaagaaagaacaaaagaatgACATAATGCAACTTTTTATCACTGAAAGACTTGTCAATTTCCAACTCAACGACCGAATATTCAAACGTTCCAACTTAAGAATTCAAATGTGAAAATTGTTCCATACATGGATAGATTTCTCACTATTCGGACAAATTCCTTATATCTATTTTTCATGTCACATCAGCTGTTTGACTATCCGAATACTCGAAAATCTATCCAAATTTCCATATTGGAACAATATTCAAATATGTATGTATCAAGTATATGTATCTATCAACATATGCACTTACTAGGTAACAATCTTGTCCATGAGAAGGAGAATCTAAAGGAATTCATATTCATATCCTTCACTAGTTTCAGATCTTCCTCATAGGAGTTATAGAAATCAGCCGCCACATCTCCATTGCTTTTATCAGCAATCCTACCTAAAAAAAGTTGCAGAAAACAATAATGTCAGCAACATTTATGAAACTCACCCTGAATTATCCGAAAGCGGCGACTTTGAGAAAGAGACCTGGATAGGTGTGAGTAAAGTTGTCCCAGATGCTCGGACCTCGACCGAGAAATACTTCGCCTTCTACCTGATAAGCTGCTATGGCGGAGCCCCAATAGAAGTTATCagtaaaaatagtgaaattagAGCTATCAAAGTACGGAGCGTCACAGAAAGTACTGTAGGAATCATCGGCGATCGATGGAGCAAGGAGAGCCAGAAAGCTCGCCAGAGCTACAAGCCTCAGCAGAACAGAGCTTTGAATGGTCATTTTAAAAGCCAGACCTTGCAAGTGAGTGTGGTTTGAGTGGTGAAGCTAGCTAGCTAAGGCCCCTTTAGACGGAAAAGTTATGACCTATTGTGGTAATTTTGTCTAAAGTGCAAGGACTTGCATGGGAATATATAAAGTCCACAATATTATGGatcccaatatttttttatcaCATTTATCCCACATATTGAGATTtacgcacacgatttcatatagaTAATATAAGACATGTGGGGCTCacaatttcacatgaatcatctacgttccatctcaatatttgagatAGCTAAGACAAAACACACTAGAATGCtcaacatttatatatatatatatgcgcacACACGCATATCAAAAAGACAATGAATAATTGAATACCCTGTGCCATCACTGTTGGTGTTGGTATCAGACACACTGGCAAAGCAGAGGCAGTGGAGCTACAAGACACATGGAATTATAAATGCTACTAATGGGCATGTGATGACAAGCAGTATTGGCCTATATTTATAaactataaaatatatatacaccacacaaGAAGATATGTATTGGTAGAAGATAATGTAGAGCCATTTCATGATTGATAATCCgctgagttagacatatgtgtgtctaaaatttgatttcaatgagaagcaaatttctcaatatattttttttaaaaaaattctttttaaTACCAAAGATTTGTTTTTCTgctataaaattttttttgttttactgGCCCCACAcaactatataatatattataaagattcgtttttcttttataaataatgcaatgttgtatttatataccAAATGAGTGCAAATCGGCAGAGCCGAGCTGAGCTTTGGCAATGCCCAAGCTCCGCTCGTTAAGAACTCGTTTTTGTTaaagatttaaaaaatcaaatgattgatctaattttttaaaataatctaAATTTCCATGAATAACTAATATTCAAAATAATACTTACATTAACATATTACCTTAAATATTcagatttttattaatttttatattaaatacgTAGGATCTCGAGCATGGGTCGAGCTTCCTTAAACTCAAACTCGGCTCGTCCGAACATGAAAAACAGCTTAATCTCGGCCCACAGTAGCTCATGAGCAGCTGGGCCCATTTACACCCTTTCAAATCAATGCAACATTATTTTGCATCAACATCATGTCAATGTGGGTGTGCTGTCTGGTTTTATTGGTGGGTAGGTGTGACTCAAAAAAACCAGACAAAACTCGTGCTTTTAGTTTGTCATAACAATTTCATGatcttcatctcaatctttaATTCCAGTGAGTATCAATTATTGGAGCCTCTTCAACTGCTGCTTCAGCTCCTCCATTGCTGctattcagatttttttttttgtagtggaTGATGTTATTGATATCTAAACTGATTTATTAATATCTTATTACCTAATTATTTATATACaacttatttttatataaacacAAAGAAATTTATTTACATACTATATATTAGGTATTGCACTATCAAATCCACCTAATGATCTTGGGTTGAATAACAaagtaattaataaataactaatcttaatatGATATCAAAAGAGGGGTTTTTGGTTCGAACCTTAGCCTCCGCAATTTAAAACTCTCAATTGTTGTTTTCCCAAGCGTGGGTCTTTGTATGTATTTGATTGCCGACCAACTTTCATCCACGATACTAAGTTGCTGTCAGAAATAATTTATGTGGATGCATTCACTACGAATTTGGAGAGGTCTCTTAACACTCACAACAAGTGTAAGCAGATTTACCTTTCATTGTTTGCTTTACGAAAGTGTTGTTCAATGAAATCTAACGATAACACTCACGAATCAGCGTGATGTGTGTACATTGCGATTAAGCAATCCTTGGAATGAAACATAAAGATCTTTCTTATCTGTGCCAAATATTTCTTCTGCTTTCCTTAAAGTTTCCTGTAAACAAATGAAAGTTAAAACAATTTTTCACTAGTAATTTAGTAGAGATTAGATAAGAAGTTAAaaggattgaaaaatgaattaCCTCTCGAGTCTGCTTTTGAGCATTTAGTTCCTTAATGTTAGCCAAAAATGCACTGAACTGCTCATAGGATAGGCGACTCCTGCATTACAAGTACATTCAAATCAGCATATGGAACAGCCCTCATAATATAGTCATAAATTATTCACTGCATCTACGCCAGAATTGCAAAAAGGGACTCACCGGGCCTGACGAAAGAACTCCTTTCCATCAATTCGAGGAGTGCGAGCTAAACAATTTTCACCAAAGTATAAACACTCTCAGATGGTTCAGGGAATAATCTTAACACATGTGAAAGGCATATATATACCCAattaatcacaaaaaaaaaaactacagtcTACAGCAGATTGAACCACCAAGTTAACACTTTGAATTTGGTAGCTCTAGCAAAACATAATCAGATAATCATTGCAAAATATGAAACACAAGTTCCAAAAAGATGAATTTTTTGattcaaaatttacaaaataaGAACCtgaaattaaatataaaaaaattaacaaacctGGTAGTGATCGGCCACATGGAGGAGAGTTTGCAGCTGATGACTGCTTGCTTGATGGATACCACGGAGAAACTGCAGTACTTCCATCGTATTGAGTTTTTGTTGGTGACATTGCACCGGAGGCTCTTCGTGGAGTTGCAGCAGCTGAATAAGCCCTTGGGGATCCATTTGTTGATAAAATATTTGGAGTTCCGGTTGGTGTAAGTCGAGGTGTAATATATGGAGACACGGAAAAATTTTGCATCGCATGCCTTGAGGCTGTCCACCAAAACATGAACTTAAAATGTATATAAATAGCAAATGCTACCATCCATTCATTGTTACGGTTGGTACCACAAAAATGCCATTTGTATAAATTGAAGATAAGAAAACCAAGATTTCATGcaatacaacattttgttaccaTAAATTACCACTCCTCATTTTCCGATTTCACAGCCTTATGCTATGTCAACACTTTGAATGTCTCTTTTTCTTGTCTAATGTTTCCATTGTCGGACCATAATTTCTAGTTCATTGTCAATAAAACCAATGATGTATTATGAAAGAAATCATTTACAGAAAGTAAGGCAAAAAAAAGTCTAGTTTTATGCAAAGAAATAAGATATTTAGTTTCAACTTTAGGAGTCCTAggtatttatttatgttttaaagTTTAGCTGATTTGAATTTTATAGGAAACCTTAGACTGCCATCTCCGCACATGAGATATCACCAAAGAGAAGAATTTGAATGCCAAGGAAAGTAGACAGGCCATTATTATATGCTTAAGTAAAGTATCTTAAAGAACTATATAACAGGTTTGCAACGgcatattaattatttaagaACCTATCAATTACAAGCAACGGACAAAGAAAAGCTGTAAATCTCAGTTACCTTCATCAATTGGATTTCCAACATTTGTAGATGCACCAAATGAACGCTGTATCATGTAGCCATTTCGCCCCTCGTCTGATTTGAAAGAATATAATAGATGTAGTGACCCAGGTGGATGACAAGGAAGAGAAAGAGTTAAACTCTGGAGATAACTATGCATAGGATTTAGTGAATAATCTAACCCACAAAGTTCATGAGGTCAATTTAATCATACCCTTGTCAGGATATGCTTTCAGAACTGCTTGATCACAGGTCCCAATATCAACAGTCTCGGCTTGCTATCAGAGAGGAGATTGATGATTAGACTAACAAAAAGAAATACATGATAAGAATAAGTAAGTTTCATTACAATAGTAGCATATACATCCATGATGAGAAGACCAATCACATGTCAAGCAATGTGCCCATGAAAGAACGAGCAGAATGCATGGAAGTTAATTGTAAGACGCAGGAGTATAACATCTTACATAAGAATTATCATCATTTAGTGACTGCATCAGTTGTCTCTTAAATGATTCCAACTGCCAACAATAGAAGATGTCAGCCATGAGAAAAATAAAGCAGATAATGATAATTTGAGAATATATAAACTTTTCTATAGTAGCATAACAACAGAACTTTTCTAAAAGGTAGGGAgaagaaaaaatggaaagaTGGGCAATCAGTGCAGGGAAGTGAGACAAGAGGTaggcaaaagaaaagaaaagaaaagaaaacaggagAAAATGAGCAATGGTGAGGGAAGAGGGGGTTGACATTCAGAAGCAGACTGAATTCAAAGGGATGACCAGATTAGAAGACGCTGCTTTAAATTCCTCTCAGGTTTTTGCTAAAGCTTTGTACACTTCTTAAAATTATCCATTAAAGCTTCACACACAATTAAGTATTACGTATTGTCAGAAACATACAAATCAGAATACACACCCACTAAAGGACTGGTTACACGGCAGCTAAGTTAGTTATTCCTTAGCTGGTTTTTAAGGAGGCAAGACAGAAGTACTTGCACCATGCCATAATTAGATGGAGTAAATACAGTGCTGTAGTTTTACAAATTCCAAGAAATTCTGTTAATATTCGTTCCAATTTCCAAATTCAGATCCAAGTCATTTTGGTTATTCAGAAGAACACAATAGTTTCAGATATTTTCAGCCATTTCCTAGCCTTTCAGTTGTAACATGTAACTCTATCATCATGACTACAAGCAAAGCCATTTCTATTTGCTGCAATCTTTCGAACTTGTACTACAGATGATATTAAACAATGATTACAAAATTGACTTTGTCAACTATTATAAGTGGCAAGATAAGAAGGGATGACGTTGGCTTCCAATAGGTTTTTTAAAAGGGAAAATTGTTAACTAACAGAGAGGCAATTCACGAGTACTTCATTAACCGTCAACACTCAACCTTACAAACAGAGAGAACATGTAGTCCTACTGAAAACATAGGAAGAAATTTCTTGGAGCTCTCTCTAGTACTTCACATGACTAACCCTTTCTAACTAATTTTTGTCTAACAAAATTACTGACAAAGCGGAAGCCAACAAGAAAGAATAATAAGTTGCATTGTCTTTCTAGTTAATGATTTGCATGGATTGAAACCAAATAATATATAGCAACGGAAAATTAACCAATTTAACTGCATTGGTTAAAGAAAATTGTTACCTTGGATAAATCACGGCTGAGTTTTTTTGCAGTCACTGCCAAAGAATCTCGCTCCTTTGAAAGTTTCATCTTCaattaaatgaaaagaaaaaatgaagtaACAATCAAAACCAGATATTCAACATGGatcccacaaaatgatgaacCATTTAGCTCCATTTTTTTATGTGTTGATATCTCCTCCTGTACTCAAAGCCTCTCAATGATGACTTTAAAAATCTCCACACCTTGAGATCCAAGACCAAGATAAGCCATAAGAGTTGACTACTCAGTTTCAAACAATTTTACCCTAGTTTAGTCTCAAATCAATCTTTTCCAGTCACAATACTACACTACCATGCGTAGAGTTTTGGCTACATAATTTTTTGTCGACCACAATCTAGCAGCAGCTGCCATTATGATCTTGAACTAGTTATCATCTTCTACTCAGTTTCAAACAATTTTACCCAAGTTTAGTGTGAAATCAATCTTTTCCAGTCACAAACACCAGTGAAACCTCACTCAAGAACTCAATCTCTTATTTTATCCATCAGTTATGCCACCAAAACAGCAGGAAAAACCCTAAATTAATTTCAAAACCTCTTTCATTGAGTTCACTAACAAACGCTCAATTCCACTAAGCTAAACAGGATAACAAAACCTAAGAGCAACTCACAATACTTCACTACCATGCGTAGATTTTTTGCTACATACATTTTCGTCAACCACAATCTAACAGCAGCTGCCATTATGATCTTGAACTAGTTATCATCTTCTACTCAGTTTCAAACAACTTTACCCTAGTTTAGTCTCAAATCAATCTTTTCCAGTCACAAAACACCAATGAAACCTCACTAAATAACTCAATCTCTTATTTTATCCATCAGTTATGCCACCAAAACAGCAGGAAAAACCCTAAATTAACTTCAAAACCTCTTTCATTGAGTTCACTAACAAACGCTCAATTCCACTCAGATAAACGGGATATCAAAACCTAAGAGCAACTCACAATATTACACTACCATAAGTAGAGTTTTGGCTACATACATTTTCGTCGACCACAATCTTCAGCTTCGAATCTGACTCCTGGTACACGTTTTGAAGGCGAGAGACCTTCTCTTCCAGGTCGGAGATGACGCGGTCCTTCTCAAACAACTTCTGCCGCATGCGGCCTGTATCTTCCTCCAGTTTCTTAACACGCGACGCGATCGCCATGGACGTGATCTTCCGCGCCAGATCCAGCTGATCGTACGGGTCCGTCGGTATCACCGCCAGGATCTCGTCCGGTAGGTGAAAGTCTGGCCCTCCACAAACATCGCCGCCGGTGATGCTGCTTCCGCTACTATACGATTGCGACATACCTAGTccttccctccctctctctccaggtgagaaagaaaaagaaattggtTCTCAGTATGGCTGATTCACTGTGTTTTTCcctgttttgtgttttgtgtgcTTTTGTTTTGTCCTGTACGAGTAGTCGTGTAGTGGACGCGCAAGTTAGGTGTGTGATACCTAATTCTTGGTTGGTTTgtctgaaatttgaaattttaggGCATTTCCCTCCAAAAGCtttgtatattatttttcaATCTGAAGCTCCATTCAACAATCTGAAGCCCTAAGGGTCTAATAGTTCAATTCTGATTAGAAAATGGGCCAAGGCCCAGCCCATGGACACTCGGCATGCCGAGCCTGAATTTTTGAGATTCACAACCCAGCACGACCTGCCGGCCGCCCCATTTTATCCCTCTAGGCGGCCGCCACTCGTTAACGGCCAGGTTGCATGATAAAACAGTACAAACATGAGAAGCGCTCAGCGCTGCATGTCATATTTATGAATTGCTTAATATATGTGGAAACATAATAATTATGCAAGTAAATACAAACCTTATTTGTCTATCTAGAAGTTACATAGAAAGGGAAGAACCTTTGGAAGCTTAGAACTTGTTAATGCAATGGAGGAACAATGGGAGCTTCAATGTTGTAGTGGCATGAACATTGCAACTACATTTTTCTCAGAGTAGCCAATCAGTGTTCATGTTGCCTCTGCTATCGATATTGTATAGTAGCACAGAGAGTCATAAATGCAGTATTCTGGCAAAAGCTGTAGTCTAGCAGTGAAGTTTCGGTCAACGTAGTGCATGGACAGCCGACTTGTATATAAATCTGCCTAGTACACAATCTAAGTAAACACCTTTTCCCATTTGCCCCAAAGATTATTTCCACTTGATGACCAGTATCTCAATCTGAAAGGGTTTTCCCCAGGTTTCTCCTTTAAAACCCCTTTCAGGTAATGAGTGAAATAAGTCCCGTCACCTATATCAGCAGCTTCGAAAGTAATCAAATTTTACTTTACTGGTTGCACACCAACAGTTCTTACTCGGAATCGATATTGAGGCTGACACTCTTCCTCATCGTCATTGTCATCCTCGTCATCACTAGAGTCATCTTCAACTCTGTCCCATCGTGCGTAATCCAAAGCAGAGTGTCCTTTCGGTTTTGGGATTGCTTGCCATCCTTTGGACTTTTGTTCAGATGATTCATTGGTCTTCTGTGCTTGTGGAGCAATCACTTTAGTGCTACTGATCTTTTCAGGCTCAGCTTTTGGGTCTCTACCTTGTTTATAAAAGTCCTTGATGATTGGGGCTCTAGGGACCATAACTTCAGCACTTATCGTAGCATCATCAGGCTCAGCATTCTGGTTGTTTTCTACTGAGGCTGCTCCATCTTGTAAATTTCGGCTGTCTTTATTTTTTGCAGCGTCATCTTCTTGCTCTTCATCCAATTCAGCTTCAGACTCGGGTATTGAAGCAAGTGACTTTCCTCGGCAAAACAAAACGATTTTTAACAGAATACTAGTGGAGTGCTTACGATAAACTTACAACAGCAGCCAATAATCATCAAAAATTAGATTGAACTTAGTACCTTTAAGACAATGAACTACCCATGACCTTATGCAATTGTCTCCGCCCAGGG includes the following:
- the LOC119989099 gene encoding beta-glucosidase 24-like → MTIQSSVLLRLVALASFLALLAPSIADDSYSTFCDAPYFDSSNFTIFTDNFYWGSAIAAYQVEGEVFLGRGPSIWDNFTHTYPGRIADKSNGDVAADFYNSYEEDLKLVKDMNMNSFRFSFSWTRLLPNGKLRDGVSQEGVAFYNRLIDQMISYGLEPFATIFHWDTPQALDEEYGSFLSSNILSDFLDYAELCFQLFGDRVKKWITINEPYTYSVYAYNNGQFAPGRCSTWVNEACQVGNSSIEPYIVCHNLLLAHGAAVQLYREKYQEVQKGKIGITLSSFWYLPYTDNPLDSVAASTAVDFNIGWHLGPITSGQYPQSMIKNVGDRLPVFTAEESEMLIGSFDFLGLNYYSTYYASYNDTVGNVDYTTDQHLIVHFNDREGVPIGPLAPGSKWIYVYPAGIRHLLKHAKDVYNISLIYITENGISEQDDDSLTLEEALYDPWRKEYYRCHLWNVLKSMKEDDVNVEGYFTWSLMDNFEWQYGYTNRFGLIYIDFKNGLTRYPKDSVYWLTQFLKNANSSIKEVVPAEVTPR
- the LOC119989101 gene encoding protein unc-45 homolog A, whose amino-acid sequence is MESMAPANKIDRAHQLYRDGRYNEALSFYTDALFMAKTKAPKIALHSNRAACYLKLHEFKKAAEECTSVLELDHKHTGALMLRAQTLVTLKEYHSALFDVNRLMELNPSSEVYRNLEARLRTQLSLASIPESEAELDEEQEDDAAKNKDSRNLQDGAASVENNQNAEPDDATISAEVMVPRAPIIKDFYKQGRDPKAEPEKISSTKVIAPQAQKTNESSEQKSKGWQAIPKPKGHSALDYARWDRVEDDSSDDEDDNDDEEECQPQYRFRVRTVGVQPVK
- the LOC119989100 gene encoding uncharacterized protein At4g15545-like → MSQSYSSGSSITGGDVCGGPDFHLPDEILAVIPTDPYDQLDLARKITSMAIASRVKKLEEDTGRMRQKLFEKDRVISDLEEKVSRLQNVYQESDSKLKIVVDENMKLSKERDSLAVTAKKLSRDLSKLESFKRQLMQSLNDDNSYQAETVDIGTCDQAVLKAYPDKDEGRNGYMIQRSFGASTNVGNPIDEASRHAMQNFSVSPYITPRLTPTGTPNILSTNGSPRAYSAAATPRRASGAMSPTKTQYDGSTAVSPWYPSSKQSSAANSPPCGRSLPARTPRIDGKEFFRQARSRLSYEQFSAFLANIKELNAQKQTREETLRKAEEIFGTDKKDLYVSFQGLLNRNVHTSR